The following coding sequences are from one Deltaproteobacteria bacterium window:
- the tsaA gene encoding tRNA (N6-threonylcarbamoyladenosine(37)-N6)-methyltransferase TrmO — protein MGIEMTPIGFVKTDAEKVPRHWTLSDVEGTLVVEEKYLEGLKDIRSGQRIVVIFHFHRSTKFSSQFLSQTPRHRGKRLGVFSICSPIRPNPIGMSVLEVLGRQENVIYVKGLDMQDGTPILDIKPHVEGRSSCPSFEGERRPTTP, from the coding sequence ATGGGCATTGAAATGACACCTATAGGTTTTGTGAAGACCGATGCCGAAAAGGTTCCGCGACACTGGACTCTTTCAGATGTGGAGGGCACGTTGGTGGTTGAGGAGAAATACCTGGAAGGACTAAAAGACATCAGGTCCGGGCAACGAATCGTTGTGATTTTTCACTTCCACCGAAGCACAAAGTTCAGCTCACAATTTCTCAGTCAGACACCCCGGCACCGTGGCAAGAGATTGGGTGTTTTTAGCATCTGTTCTCCAATACGCCCCAACCCTATCGGGATGTCGGTTTTGGAGGTTCTTGGGAGGCAAGAGAACGTCATTTATGTCAAGGGGCTGGACATGCAGGACGGCACACCTATCTTGGATATCAAACCCCATGTTGAAGGCAGATCGAGTTGCCCCAGTTTTGAAGGCGAACGGCGTCCCACGACCCCTTAA
- a CDS encoding ABC transporter permease encodes MGRIAVFFFKGFLLIFSIPIQLSKIIHQVYFIGMKSVFVVSLTAAFTGMVLGLQGYYTLVKFGSEGLLGAAVALSLVRELGPVMTAIMVIGRAGSAIAAEIGIMRISEEIDALETMDISPIRFLVSPRIAAALISFPLLTALFDVVGIFGGYVTGSCLLGINPGVYFSRVESSVLMEDIVGGFIKSIAFATVVATVCCFQGFFTHTRAQGFGAKGVSLSTTSAVVISCVLVLIVDYVLTSFLL; translated from the coding sequence ATGGGAAGGATTGCCGTATTCTTTTTCAAGGGTTTTCTCCTGATCTTTTCCATTCCTATTCAACTATCCAAGATCATTCACCAAGTCTACTTCATTGGGATGAAGTCGGTCTTTGTTGTTTCCCTGACTGCGGCCTTCACGGGCATGGTCCTTGGCCTTCAGGGCTACTACACGCTGGTGAAATTTGGGTCCGAGGGTCTGCTGGGCGCGGCAGTGGCTTTATCTCTGGTCCGGGAGCTCGGCCCCGTAATGACGGCCATCATGGTTATCGGGCGGGCAGGCTCAGCAATTGCCGCGGAGATTGGAATTATGCGGATTTCCGAAGAAATCGATGCCCTTGAAACCATGGACATCAGCCCAATAAGGTTCCTGGTGAGTCCCAGAATCGCCGCGGCCCTGATCAGCTTTCCCCTCCTCACCGCCCTTTTTGACGTGGTGGGTATTTTCGGAGGCTATGTGACAGGCTCGTGCCTCCTTGGCATCAACCCCGGCGTCTATTTCTCGCGGGTCGAATCCAGCGTACTCATGGAAGATATTGTAGGGGGATTCATCAAGTCGATTGCATTTGCAACCGTTGTTGCCACTGTCTGCTGCTTTCAGGGTTTCTTTACCCACACTCGTGCTCAAGGATTCGGAGCCAAGGGCGTCAGCCTTTCGACCACTTCGGCCGTGGTTATCTCCTGCGTCCTTGTCCTGATTGTTGACTACGTGCTTACATCCTTTTTGTTGTAG
- a CDS encoding class I SAM-dependent methyltransferase — MKNVRRSYYNVFSRFYDKFVALHSSDAQGALRRFFSDQVPVKGNESVLDICTGTGSLLLNLREKAGTDGLVVGVDFSTGMLRVGQEKTRIYENVFLLASDVGYLPFDADVFGAVTCTHAFYELKGETQDRALAEIARVLKPGGPFLMMEHDVPKRALIRFLFYVRLFSMGAKRAIHILRHEREALEKHFAVVEQILTPTGRSKVMICWN, encoded by the coding sequence ATGAAAAATGTCAGACGATCCTACTACAATGTATTTTCTCGATTTTATGACAAATTTGTGGCTCTTCATTCATCTGATGCCCAAGGAGCCCTGAGGCGATTCTTTTCAGACCAGGTGCCGGTAAAGGGAAATGAGTCTGTCCTGGATATCTGCACCGGAACAGGGTCGTTGCTACTCAATCTCAGGGAAAAGGCAGGAACTGATGGACTTGTGGTCGGGGTGGACTTTTCCACAGGCATGCTGAGAGTTGGTCAAGAAAAAACCAGAATCTATGAGAACGTCTTTTTGCTGGCCTCCGATGTGGGCTACCTTCCCTTTGACGCAGATGTGTTTGGCGCCGTGACATGCACTCACGCCTTTTACGAATTGAAAGGAGAGACACAAGATCGTGCGCTAGCAGAAATTGCTCGTGTTCTTAAACCCGGGGGACCTTTTCTCATGATGGAACATGATGTGCCTAAGCGTGCTCTGATAAGATTCTTATTCTATGTTCGGCTTTTTTCCATGGGCGCCAAAAGGGCGATACACATCTTGAGACATGAAAGGGAGGCTCTCGAAAAGCATTTTGCCGTGGTCGAGCAGATATTGACTCCCACAGGTAGATCCAAAGTCATGATATGTTGGAACTGA